The genomic segment TATAAGTAAACATAGGCTCATTGGGTAGGTGACTTCGGTATCATTATGACAACGTCTTTACAGCAATTAGATTATCAAAAACTCGCTCAGCAAATTAAAGGCTGGGCGCAAGAATTAGGTTTTGCTCGGGCTGGGATTACCGGCATCGATTTAAGCCACGCAGAAGCTGGTTTGCAAGAATGGCTGGACGCAGGCTTTCACGGCGATATGGATTATATGGCAAGGCACGGCATGAAACGTGCCAGACCTGCAGAATTACACCCCGGCACTATTTCACTTATTTCGGTTTTCCTGCCTTATTTGCCGCCTGCCGCCGCAAATTCAGAAGAAATTCTGGCGAACGGTAGCAAGGCCTATCTTTCCCGTTATGCCTTGGGGCGTGATTATCACAAGGTATTAAAGGGCCGTTTGCAGCAATTAGCAGATCGTTTGGCGGCTGAAATTGGCCCTTTCGGCCATCGGGTATTTGTGGATTCGGCTCCGGTGCTTGAGGTGGAAATCGCTCAGCAGGCAGGACAGGGGTGGCGGGGCAAACATACTTTGCTGATTAATCGCGAATATGGCTCTTACTTTTTTATTGGCGAGTTATTTACCGATTTGCCGCTGCCGCCCGATCCGCCGCAGCAAGAAGAACACTGCGGGCGCTGCACCCGCTGCATTACGGTTTGCCCAACCGGTGCCATTGTTGCGCCGTATAAAGTGGACGCACGGCGCTGTATTTCTTATTTAACCATTGAGCTAAAAGGCAGTATTCCGCTGGAGTTTCGTCCTATGCTCGGCAATCGCGTGTATGGCTGCGACGATTGCCAAATGGTCTGCCCGTGGAACCGCTTTGCGGTGGATACGAATGAAGCCGATTTTCATGTACGGCATGGCCTTGATGATGTCACGCTGGTTGAGTTGTTTGCTTGGTCTGAGGCCGATTTCAAGCAAAAAATGGCTGGCAGTGCCATTTACCGCATTGGCTACGAGCAGTGGCTTAGAAATATGGCAGTGGGCCTTGGTAATGCACCGAAGTCTGCCGGGGTGATTGCTGCACTGGCGGCTAGAGCAGATGACCCGAGTGAGCTTGTCCGGGAGCATGTCCAGTGGGCTTTGGCGCAGCATGGTATGGTTTAGCGTGTTGCGGTTTATTTTTTGCCAGAGTGGCACGTTGTTATTTATGGTTTATTTTATAGAGAAAATGATTTAATCCCTCCCCATTTTATTGTTTCGTCTTATTTAAAATGACTATGGCATTGCAAACGGCTGGCTGGATTAAATCGGGCTTTGCCACTTGCCGCATTTTATGTGCTGACCCACGCGGGGCTTTTTGCTGGAATAGTTGAATGAGATTGGGCTGCAGTGAGGCCCGCTTTTCTGTTATTGGCTTTTGCCGCTGCCAGCTGTTTCTGTATGCAACATACACTGCGGGCGGTATCAAAGGTTTCTTTGCGCTCAGTCAAGTGGATGCAGCTATCCTGAAAGCTATATTGGGAATGAGCTGATCACTCCTGAAACAGTACTGAAAGGAATTTGTGAGATGGAATCATTTAATATTGGGGAAAGAGTCTTTCATGCCGCAGATAAAGGCAGAACCATCAAGACGGCTTATACGGTTGAGGGTTTTCCTGGTAGCTCCGAGGAGCTGGAAGATCCAGTTCTGTGCAAATTTCATGTGGGCCAGCATCAGTTCCTGGCTGTTTTTCAGGCTACCGATCTGTCTCATAAATAACTGAGATCACTTTGCATATCTGAAGCCACCCAAAGCGGTGGCTTTTTGTTGAATAAGCTGGCCGTATTTAATCAGTTTAATTTCTTTGACCTGTATATTCGATTAATCTGATATACCCGTGGCATTAAAAGTACATGGCTTAAATATAATTAATCTATTTCTTGGTAAACGCGGGTGTTTACGAAATCATAAAACAGCTTTTTTATCCTGTGCAG from the Iodobacter fluviatilis genome contains:
- the queG gene encoding tRNA epoxyqueuosine(34) reductase QueG, with translation MTTSLQQLDYQKLAQQIKGWAQELGFARAGITGIDLSHAEAGLQEWLDAGFHGDMDYMARHGMKRARPAELHPGTISLISVFLPYLPPAAANSEEILANGSKAYLSRYALGRDYHKVLKGRLQQLADRLAAEIGPFGHRVFVDSAPVLEVEIAQQAGQGWRGKHTLLINREYGSYFFIGELFTDLPLPPDPPQQEEHCGRCTRCITVCPTGAIVAPYKVDARRCISYLTIELKGSIPLEFRPMLGNRVYGCDDCQMVCPWNRFAVDTNEADFHVRHGLDDVTLVELFAWSEADFKQKMAGSAIYRIGYEQWLRNMAVGLGNAPKSAGVIAALAARADDPSELVREHVQWALAQHGMV